The genomic DNA CCGGATATACGGCTCCGAGATAGGAAAGCAATACGGCGATGGCGATGACGAGTACGAAATCGAGTAGCTGCATTTTGACGGGAAGAGCTTCGAGGAAGTAGATGTCGGACGGCAGCGATATCCATTTGTAGTGAAGCTGACCGTAGCAGATCAGAAAACCGAGCAGCGTACCGGTCAGGCTGCCGATGATTCCGACGATCAGGCCCTGCGCGCTGAAGATTCGAGCCACGTCGCGGTCACGCGCGCCCATTGCCTTGAGAATACCGATATCGCGCCGCTTTTCCATCGAGACCATGATGAGCGTCGAGAGAATATTGAACGCGGCGACGAGGATCACCAGCGAAAGGATGATCGTCCACATCCATTTTTCGATTTTCATCCACGAGAACAGCGTACGCCGCAGCTCGAACCACGTCTGCGCGTAGTAGGGCTGGTCGAACTTGGCCTCGATCGCGCGTTTGACCTTGTCGGCCATGTACATGTTGTTAAGCTTGATTTCGAGGCCGTCCACTCTATCCCCGCGCTTGAAGAGTTCACGGGCGGTGGTGAGATCCACGTAGGCGATGATGTCATCGAACTCAAAGAGGCCGGTCTGGAAGACGCCCGCCAGAACGAACTGCTTGACCGCGGGAGACGAAAAGGCCGAGGTCATACCGGCCGGAGAGAAAAGCACAACGGTGTCGCCGAGCATCACTCCAAGCCGGTCGGCCAGAAAGCGACCGAGCACGATGCCGGGCAGGCCGTTGCGCTCGAAACGCACACTGCCGGAGATGACGTGGCGGGGGAGTTCGCTGACTTGTCCGAGGGTTTTCGGATCCACGCCGCGGATCATCACGCCTTCGGTGGTGTTGCCGTGGCGGAGCATGCCTTTCTCGAAGACGTAGGGCGACACGCCGATGACGTGCGGGACCTGACTGACGATGGCGGCGGCCTCATCCCACTCGA from bacterium includes the following:
- a CDS encoding ABC transporter permease, with the translated sequence MRTDVYIALRYLRSRSHSGFISLISYLSIGGVTIGVAALLIVLSVMNGFESEVRARILGADAHVRLTTYADRGIVEWDEAAAIVSQVPHVIGVSPYVFEKGMLRHGNTTEGVMIRGVDPKTLGQVSELPRHVISGSVRFERNGLPGIVLGRFLADRLGVMLGDTVVLFSPAGMTSAFSSPAVKQFVLAGVFQTGLFEFDDIIAYVDLTTARELFKRGDRVDGLEIKLNNMYMADKVKRAIEAKFDQPYYAQTWFELRRTLFSWMKIEKWMWTIILSLVILVAAFNILSTLIMVSMEKRRDIGILKAMGARDRDVARIFSAQGLIVGIIGSLTGTLLGFLICYGQLHYKWISLPSDIYFLEALPVKMQLLDFVLVIAIAVLLSYLGAVYPARKASKLAPVDAIRDVG